The following coding sequences lie in one Pseudarthrobacter phenanthrenivorans Sphe3 genomic window:
- a CDS encoding DUF6541 family protein, with the protein MEWVLALPGLAGAAAVLLCPGLLLGWALGLRHVWMISLAPVLTASLVAVSTLAAWWLHIGWNVGVFAVTAVFFAGAVLVMVRLISKRWPDSFAWWPAGDTAGAAYWIALLIGGFFLAVRYVQIVERPGNINQGIDTPFHLNLVQQILNSGDGSPFSVRALMGEPAGFYPQIWHALVALTAQVTRLPVVEAANVLNFAIVAVSWPLGVLLLVYLVVGPKTVALVCAGVATAGFFAFPFTVMQSQKSDFGPLFPYMLAVTFLPPLIAVLATALKFGNRTPMPWPLAAATLALGLPGLVNTHMSGLVALVGLSTTFAVVAALRSFRELKQRRSDLYGYLKWTALWITAFSAGLIVWAVVRPWTTTWDPIDTFPAAAGSVLLTAPTHGDVAWALAALTLIGTAQLVRQPTARWFLASYGGAVALYLVAAAVPASAPLVRELIIGAWYGDPPRLAALLPMFWAVFAGAAGAWIFESLKRYRVRWVVPVGIAALSVSIVIWPTNSETAPGRERTYALADASPLLSPNELELLSRLGTHVPRDAVIANNPWDGSSTAYAIADRRVLFAHAYAGSNPDRLLAAERLNRADPESDVCEAVKRENIQFLLDFGGHYVDPKRKEVNEFPGIEVPDNSSAFVKVDQEGDAALYRFVGCES; encoded by the coding sequence ATGGAGTGGGTTTTAGCTTTGCCGGGCCTTGCAGGAGCGGCCGCTGTGCTCTTATGTCCAGGTCTGCTTCTGGGTTGGGCACTGGGACTTCGGCATGTATGGATGATTTCACTTGCACCGGTCCTGACCGCATCACTTGTAGCGGTATCCACGCTCGCCGCTTGGTGGCTGCATATCGGATGGAATGTGGGCGTCTTCGCCGTTACCGCCGTGTTCTTCGCGGGAGCGGTCCTTGTCATGGTTCGTCTAATAAGCAAACGCTGGCCGGACAGCTTTGCTTGGTGGCCAGCTGGCGACACCGCTGGGGCTGCATACTGGATTGCTCTGTTGATAGGCGGCTTCTTCCTGGCGGTCCGCTACGTCCAGATTGTTGAGCGGCCTGGCAACATCAATCAAGGCATCGATACGCCGTTTCACCTGAATCTTGTACAGCAGATCCTTAATTCGGGGGATGGCTCGCCTTTCTCCGTACGGGCTTTGATGGGGGAGCCGGCCGGTTTTTATCCCCAAATTTGGCACGCTCTGGTGGCGTTGACGGCGCAGGTGACGCGGCTGCCAGTGGTTGAAGCCGCCAACGTCCTCAACTTCGCGATAGTCGCTGTCTCCTGGCCGCTTGGCGTGCTTCTTCTTGTCTACTTGGTTGTGGGGCCTAAAACTGTTGCCTTGGTGTGCGCTGGAGTTGCCACCGCGGGCTTCTTCGCTTTCCCGTTCACCGTGATGCAGAGCCAGAAGAGTGACTTTGGGCCGCTTTTTCCCTACATGCTTGCTGTGACTTTCCTGCCGCCGCTCATTGCGGTTTTGGCGACGGCATTGAAGTTCGGCAACAGAACGCCGATGCCGTGGCCATTGGCCGCAGCAACGCTCGCGCTAGGGCTTCCGGGGCTGGTCAACACGCACATGTCGGGCCTCGTAGCCCTCGTTGGGCTTTCAACAACCTTCGCGGTGGTGGCAGCTTTGAGGTCATTCCGCGAGCTCAAGCAACGGCGGTCGGATCTTTACGGTTATCTGAAGTGGACGGCGTTATGGATTACGGCGTTTTCCGCGGGCCTCATAGTATGGGCGGTCGTACGCCCTTGGACCACTACTTGGGATCCAATTGATACCTTCCCAGCCGCGGCCGGGAGCGTACTTCTCACCGCACCTACCCACGGCGATGTGGCCTGGGCCCTCGCGGCTCTGACTTTGATTGGAACCGCACAGCTAGTTCGGCAACCAACGGCGCGTTGGTTTCTGGCGTCGTACGGGGGCGCGGTGGCACTTTATTTGGTGGCGGCCGCTGTTCCGGCATCGGCCCCCCTGGTCCGGGAGCTTATCATCGGCGCGTGGTACGGAGACCCACCTCGCCTTGCTGCACTCCTTCCGATGTTCTGGGCCGTATTTGCCGGCGCAGCCGGTGCCTGGATCTTCGAAAGCTTGAAGCGATACAGGGTCCGATGGGTCGTTCCTGTTGGCATCGCAGCATTGTCCGTGTCCATCGTTATTTGGCCAACGAACTCCGAAACTGCTCCCGGCCGGGAGCGAACCTACGCTTTAGCTGACGCCTCTCCTTTGCTGAGTCCTAATGAACTTGAGTTGCTCAGCCGGTTAGGTACTCATGTACCAAGAGATGCCGTTATTGCGAATAACCCTTGGGACGGCAGCTCAACGGCTTACGCCATCGCAGATCGCCGAGTGCTCTTTGCGCACGCGTACGCAGGTTCCAATCCCGACCGCCTGCTAGCGGCGGAACGGCTTAACCGAGCCGATCCTGAATCTGACGTCTGCGAGGCCGTGAAAAGGGAGAACATTCAGTTCCTCTTGGATTTTGGTGGGCATTACGTCGATCCAAAACGCAAGGAAGTCAATGAGTTCCCGGGAATAGAGGTCCCGGATAATTCTTCGGCCTTCGTCAAGGTAGACCAGGAAGGGGACGCAGCCTTGTACAGGTTTGTAGGCTGCGAGTCCTAG
- the rpsI gene encoding 30S ribosomal protein S9, producing MAQNEETTEAVEAEETLTSYTSESSAAEAAPKKERPALTVAGAAVGRRKEAVARVRVVPGTGKWTINGRALDNYFPNKLHQQDVNEPFKILDLEGAYDVIARIHGGGISGQAGALRLGIARSLNEIDVENNRATLKKAGYLSRDARVIERKKAGLKKARKAQQYSKR from the coding sequence GTGGCTCAGAACGAAGAGACCACCGAGGCCGTCGAGGCCGAGGAAACCCTGACCAGCTACACCTCTGAAAGCTCAGCTGCCGAAGCTGCGCCGAAGAAGGAGCGCCCGGCCCTGACGGTTGCCGGCGCAGCAGTTGGCCGCCGCAAGGAAGCCGTTGCACGCGTCCGCGTCGTGCCCGGCACCGGCAAGTGGACCATCAACGGCCGTGCGCTGGACAACTACTTCCCGAACAAGCTGCACCAGCAGGACGTCAACGAGCCCTTCAAGATCCTTGATCTCGAAGGCGCCTACGACGTCATCGCCCGCATCCACGGCGGCGGCATCTCCGGCCAGGCCGGTGCCCTGCGCCTCGGCATCGCCCGCTCGCTGAACGAGATCGACGTCGAGAACAACCGCGCCACCCTGAAGAAGGCCGGTTACCTGTCCCGCGACGCCCGCGTCATCGAGCGTAAGAAGGCCGGTCTCAAGAAGGCCCGCAAGGCCCAGCAGTACTCCAAGCGCTAA
- a CDS encoding TadE/TadG family type IV pilus assembly protein, whose protein sequence is MAVEMAIVLPLLLLLLLGIIEFGRVFNVQVSLTQAAREGARYAAIHHDEAGLDVRGTALAAAPALAGLPVSVSDNSSSCSSGSDVEVTTSVALPSLTGFLDAGFFGAPGIFPLSMKGVGVMRCGG, encoded by the coding sequence GTGGCGGTCGAGATGGCAATCGTACTCCCGCTGCTGCTGCTTCTTCTTCTGGGCATTATAGAGTTTGGACGAGTTTTCAACGTCCAGGTCTCCCTGACCCAGGCCGCCCGTGAGGGCGCACGTTACGCAGCAATCCACCACGACGAAGCAGGATTGGATGTGCGGGGAACGGCACTTGCGGCAGCGCCGGCTCTCGCCGGGCTGCCCGTGTCCGTATCCGACAACTCCAGCAGCTGCTCAAGTGGGTCGGATGTCGAGGTGACGACCAGCGTTGCATTGCCTTCGTTAACAGGCTTCCTTGACGCCGGCTTCTTCGGCGCCCCGGGGATCTTTCCACTGTCCATGAAGGGAGTGGGGGTAATGCGATGTGGCGGTTAA
- a CDS encoding AAA family ATPase, translated as MSRFVAITAVRDFEGRIRQAITGALHGELQTLSPAILSGGPDDVFKQLNGAPPEVLILGPGVAPDDALKLATVFDLQYPEISLLLIAEASPELVLRAMHAGIRDVVSAEIGPSELRVLLERACLASASRRRGMAPAAEGLQDRGRVIAVMSPKGGVGKTTVATNLAIGLGKVAPMSVVLVDLDLQFGDVASGLLLEPEHSITDAVHGAASQDSMVLKAFLTVHPAGIYALCGPKTPAESDFITAEHVNRLINQLASEFKYVVVDTAPGLGEHVLATLEQATDGVWVCGMDVPSIRGLHKCFSVLRELQLLPQGRHTVLNFADRKSGISVQDVEATIGVPVDTVVPRSKTLPFSTNRGVPILQSNARDSASKGLKKLVDRFDPQWQASPQTKLHRRVVVS; from the coding sequence ATGAGCCGTTTTGTGGCCATAACCGCAGTACGTGATTTCGAAGGACGTATTCGTCAGGCAATCACCGGCGCACTTCATGGCGAATTACAGACCCTATCGCCGGCGATTCTGTCGGGGGGACCGGATGATGTTTTCAAGCAGCTCAATGGCGCCCCACCCGAAGTTCTTATCCTGGGCCCAGGTGTAGCACCAGATGACGCCCTAAAGTTGGCTACGGTTTTCGACCTGCAGTATCCGGAAATCAGCCTCCTCCTCATTGCGGAGGCAAGCCCGGAGCTAGTACTACGCGCTATGCATGCGGGCATTCGGGACGTGGTGTCGGCGGAGATTGGTCCTAGTGAACTGCGGGTCCTTCTCGAGCGAGCATGTCTGGCTTCCGCTAGTCGCCGCCGTGGCATGGCTCCCGCCGCCGAAGGGCTGCAGGATCGCGGAAGGGTCATCGCGGTCATGTCTCCAAAGGGAGGCGTTGGCAAGACTACTGTCGCCACTAACCTGGCAATTGGGCTGGGAAAAGTGGCACCCATGAGCGTCGTCCTGGTGGACCTCGATCTGCAATTTGGTGACGTCGCCTCCGGACTATTGCTGGAGCCGGAGCACTCAATCACTGATGCAGTTCATGGCGCCGCTTCACAGGACTCCATGGTGCTCAAAGCATTCCTGACTGTACATCCAGCGGGGATTTACGCGCTCTGCGGCCCAAAGACTCCTGCAGAATCTGATTTCATCACGGCTGAGCATGTCAACAGGCTTATCAATCAGTTGGCAAGCGAGTTCAAGTATGTAGTGGTAGACACTGCCCCTGGGCTCGGCGAACATGTCCTGGCGACGCTGGAGCAGGCAACAGACGGCGTCTGGGTGTGCGGGATGGACGTGCCCAGTATTCGCGGTCTGCACAAGTGCTTTTCAGTGCTTCGGGAACTCCAACTGCTGCCCCAAGGGCGGCACACCGTCCTGAATTTTGCCGACCGGAAGAGCGGCATATCAGTTCAGGACGTTGAAGCAACGATCGGAGTTCCCGTGGACACAGTGGTGCCACGGTCCAAGACTCTTCCCTTTTCTACCAATCGAGGTGTTCCCATCCTTCAAAGCAACGCCAGGGATTCTGCCTCCAAGGGCCTGAAAAAGCTCGTGGATCGCTTTGATCCCCAATGGCAGGCTTCCCCACAAACCAAGCTTCATCGAAGGGTGGTTGTCTCATGA
- the cpaB gene encoding Flp pilus assembly protein CpaB, protein MKSRLLGGLAALLLAVVGAALLFVYVQGASARAQAGLEPVNVLVVKEKVPAGTKTSDLSAKLRVDSIPKSAVPAGALTSLDQQEGKVTAVALEPGEQLMATRLVDPRDLAPGTVPVPEGLEEVTLLLSPERILGGRLEAGDTVTIYSSFDKEDGQTGLLFHDVLITAVQKAPSDSKNNSGSGSSEPAVEMPNGSAFITFARSDSDASKLIYSAEFGKLWLAKQSESTVKSTPPVTTFGGLF, encoded by the coding sequence GTGAAATCACGCCTACTGGGAGGCTTAGCCGCATTACTGCTGGCAGTAGTGGGAGCTGCTCTCCTGTTCGTCTATGTTCAGGGCGCCTCAGCCCGCGCCCAAGCCGGACTTGAACCTGTTAACGTCCTTGTTGTCAAAGAGAAGGTCCCGGCGGGCACCAAAACGTCGGATTTGTCAGCCAAACTGCGTGTCGACTCGATCCCCAAGTCTGCGGTTCCTGCAGGTGCCCTGACTAGCCTGGACCAACAGGAAGGCAAGGTCACGGCAGTCGCTCTGGAGCCAGGCGAACAACTGATGGCCACTCGGTTGGTGGATCCACGGGACTTGGCGCCTGGCACGGTTCCAGTTCCTGAGGGACTCGAGGAAGTCACTCTCTTGCTGTCACCCGAACGTATCCTCGGAGGCCGGCTTGAAGCTGGCGACACAGTGACCATCTACTCTTCATTCGACAAAGAGGACGGACAAACGGGCTTGCTGTTCCACGATGTCCTCATCACCGCCGTGCAGAAGGCACCGTCTGATTCAAAGAACAATTCAGGTTCGGGTTCATCCGAGCCGGCAGTTGAGATGCCAAACGGTTCTGCTTTTATCACGTTCGCCAGAAGCGACTCTGACGCTTCGAAACTCATCTACAGTGCGGAGTTTGGAAAGCTGTGGCTGGCCAAGCAAAGCGAATCAACCGTGAAGTCAACGCCGCCAGTAACCACATTCGGAGGGCTGTTCTGA
- a CDS encoding prepilin peptidase, translating into MDAVGNEGFAGWLPVLAAGVLGTALSLAADSLVARLLPRLGGRASPAVRITTAALTFAFCALFAVHFGIVPELPAFIFFAILGIQLARTDVALHLLPNPMVLALLAGGFLLLLVPAVFALRTPDLLRALLAAVILFAVYLILALISPGAIGMGDVKLAAPIGLYLGYLGWTHLLYGGLLGFILNGLVTLVVVAIKGRKDAAEVAHGPSMLGATAGIALLLA; encoded by the coding sequence GTGGATGCAGTAGGTAATGAGGGGTTCGCAGGCTGGCTTCCAGTCCTCGCCGCCGGAGTTTTGGGCACGGCGCTCTCCCTTGCGGCCGACAGCCTTGTCGCGCGGCTCCTTCCCCGGTTAGGCGGGCGGGCATCCCCTGCCGTTCGTATTACGACGGCGGCCCTCACCTTTGCGTTCTGCGCCCTGTTTGCTGTGCACTTTGGAATTGTCCCTGAATTGCCGGCCTTTATATTCTTTGCGATCCTGGGAATACAGCTTGCCCGTACCGACGTTGCCCTGCATTTACTGCCAAACCCCATGGTTCTCGCGTTACTCGCAGGCGGTTTCCTCCTGTTATTAGTGCCCGCGGTCTTCGCTCTGCGAACCCCGGACCTTCTCCGGGCATTACTTGCCGCCGTCATTTTGTTCGCCGTCTACCTGATCCTGGCCCTGATCTCCCCCGGGGCCATAGGGATGGGCGATGTGAAACTGGCCGCGCCCATCGGTCTTTACCTGGGGTACCTAGGCTGGACCCATTTGCTCTACGGCGGCCTCCTTGGCTTCATCTTGAACGGTTTGGTCACACTGGTTGTGGTGGCGATTAAAGGCCGGAAAGACGCGGCGGAAGTAGCACACGGGCCCTCCATGCTCGGGGCAACCGCGGGCATCGCACTGCTGCTCGCCTAG
- a CDS encoding glycosyltransferase family 39 protein has product MAGSQDWTAFFFSSSDPGNAISVDKPPLSLWVMSASVWAFGLNPWSILVPQALMGVASVYLLYRMLYTNISASAGLLAATALAVTPVATVMFRYNNPDALLTLLMIGVAYATFESIRRSSVWWLILAGALTGAALLTKQLQVALILPAVAITYLLFANAPLLKRLLHLVVALLAAGLTGGWWFVLVQMTPASSRPFVGGSRFNSAVELTLGYNGLDRLTGEDASRTMSPAAVNLAEKLDPGFQRFLQPQFSGQFGWFLPLAIAGLCLAIVHIKRRSGSTQYRALLVLCSVWFLCSATVLAFMSGIVHPYYSLTLVPPLSCLAAIGLIHMYRLRHRRGMRVALAASLLATMIIGFVSASRSTADFPFGPQVALAVGSAAVALTVLPPPSRILRAVSVGVVAVALMVGPVVWSINTVLSPHIGAGVVAGPSILGIRTDHPDRKQLGSDVPASFVAVMFGDVPEQAVVSRLRAAPESTRWTAAMVGSETAANYQLDSGRSVLPIGGFDGTDPHPTLEQFQTLVGEGKVASLVIQELPPLTLEGRGESAKIVAWVRQRFSVEQVGDAEYYDLLQ; this is encoded by the coding sequence ATGGCAGGCTCGCAAGATTGGACCGCGTTCTTTTTTTCCTCGTCGGATCCCGGCAACGCCATCAGCGTGGACAAGCCTCCGCTCAGTCTTTGGGTGATGTCGGCGTCCGTATGGGCGTTCGGATTGAATCCGTGGAGCATTTTGGTTCCACAGGCGCTAATGGGAGTGGCAAGCGTTTATCTGCTTTATCGCATGCTTTATACAAATATCAGCGCAAGTGCTGGCCTCCTTGCTGCCACCGCCCTGGCCGTGACTCCCGTAGCGACGGTTATGTTCCGCTACAACAACCCCGATGCACTGCTTACTTTGCTAATGATCGGAGTCGCGTACGCCACCTTTGAATCAATCCGGCGAAGCAGTGTGTGGTGGCTTATCTTGGCCGGGGCGCTCACAGGAGCAGCTCTGCTAACCAAGCAACTTCAGGTTGCACTTATTCTGCCTGCTGTTGCCATCACCTACCTTTTGTTTGCCAATGCCCCGCTTCTAAAGCGTTTGCTTCACCTCGTGGTCGCCCTCTTGGCGGCCGGCCTCACAGGCGGCTGGTGGTTCGTGCTGGTACAGATGACCCCCGCTTCCAGCCGGCCCTTTGTAGGAGGGTCCCGTTTCAACAGCGCCGTTGAGCTGACGTTGGGGTACAACGGCCTGGATCGGCTCACCGGTGAAGACGCCAGCCGCACTATGTCCCCGGCTGCAGTCAACCTCGCGGAAAAACTCGATCCGGGGTTTCAGCGTTTCCTTCAGCCTCAGTTTTCCGGGCAATTCGGGTGGTTCCTGCCCCTAGCCATCGCTGGCCTGTGCCTCGCAATAGTGCACATCAAGCGGCGCAGCGGTAGCACCCAATACCGGGCACTCCTGGTTCTTTGCTCTGTCTGGTTTCTTTGTTCGGCCACGGTCTTGGCGTTCATGTCCGGGATCGTCCACCCCTACTATTCGTTGACCCTTGTCCCTCCATTGAGTTGTTTGGCGGCCATCGGCCTGATCCACATGTATCGGCTCCGGCACCGCCGAGGTATGCGCGTTGCGTTAGCAGCGAGCCTCCTGGCGACAATGATCATTGGCTTCGTCTCCGCGAGCCGATCAACGGCTGATTTTCCGTTCGGACCGCAGGTTGCCCTGGCTGTAGGGTCAGCCGCAGTCGCTCTAACGGTGCTTCCTCCACCTTCGCGGATTCTTAGAGCTGTCTCCGTGGGTGTAGTCGCGGTCGCGCTCATGGTAGGTCCTGTCGTCTGGTCCATTAACACCGTTCTTAGCCCTCACATCGGCGCTGGCGTTGTAGCTGGACCCAGTATTCTAGGAATCAGGACAGACCATCCTGATCGGAAACAGCTCGGATCCGACGTGCCAGCCAGCTTTGTTGCGGTCATGTTCGGCGACGTTCCGGAACAAGCGGTCGTCTCCAGGCTTCGCGCGGCCCCTGAAAGCACACGATGGACAGCCGCCATGGTGGGGTCAGAGACGGCGGCCAACTATCAACTGGACAGCGGACGTTCTGTGCTGCCCATTGGCGGCTTTGATGGGACGGATCCCCATCCAACACTGGAGCAGTTTCAGACTCTGGTCGGAGAGGGCAAGGTAGCTTCACTTGTCATCCAGGAGTTGCCGCCTTTGACGCTTGAAGGACGCGGCGAGTCTGCGAAGATTGTTGCTTGGGTGCGGCAACGTTTTTCTGTGGAGCAGGTTGGCGATGCGGAGTATTACGACTTGCTTCAATAG
- a CDS encoding TadE/TadG family type IV pilus assembly protein, producing MWRLTQRTHTTCDSSTTHESPERGAATILVAVLMVALLGCAALAVDVGAMYAEKAQIQNGADATSLAIAEECANGVNCAVAMAAPANRLADANANDGATGVFSVTQPSPSTIRVETNAREAGSGDNHFSLFFARVLGIDTSQITAAAEASWGPPSSGSTLPWTVSECVFRKYLTPTQLTELDTTGSFTGDPTPTHILLRYDENTPDYPGCASQNGYQPGGFGWLETDEGCSADIELDATVQGQPGNHFPTAAECDAILTNIMDEPALVPLFDSATDGGGNTVYTLVGFAAFQVTGYKFGGPSVTHNDPAAPSCTGNCRGLQGYFVRFVTLEEAVVTTGRGPNFGATKVFLSK from the coding sequence ATGTGGCGGTTAACTCAGCGAACTCATACAACGTGCGACTCCTCCACCACCCACGAAAGCCCAGAGCGAGGCGCGGCCACGATTCTGGTGGCAGTCTTAATGGTTGCTCTGCTTGGATGCGCAGCATTAGCCGTTGACGTGGGGGCGATGTATGCAGAAAAGGCACAAATCCAGAACGGTGCTGATGCAACATCACTAGCCATCGCCGAGGAGTGTGCGAATGGGGTCAATTGCGCAGTAGCGATGGCAGCCCCGGCAAACCGGCTTGCCGATGCAAATGCTAATGATGGGGCCACAGGCGTTTTCTCAGTAACACAACCTAGCCCTTCGACCATCCGGGTGGAGACCAACGCTCGTGAAGCGGGGTCAGGCGACAATCATTTTTCCCTCTTCTTTGCCCGGGTCCTAGGAATCGACACGAGCCAAATTACGGCTGCTGCCGAAGCCTCGTGGGGTCCGCCATCGTCTGGTTCCACGCTTCCCTGGACGGTGAGTGAATGCGTTTTCCGCAAGTACTTGACGCCTACTCAGTTGACTGAACTTGATACCACTGGGAGCTTCACCGGCGATCCCACACCTACGCACATCTTGCTGCGCTATGACGAAAACACTCCTGACTACCCCGGTTGCGCCAGCCAGAACGGATACCAGCCAGGCGGATTCGGATGGCTGGAGACCGACGAAGGCTGTAGTGCGGATATCGAACTCGATGCCACTGTGCAAGGCCAGCCAGGCAACCATTTCCCTACAGCGGCGGAATGCGACGCCATCCTGACAAACATCATGGACGAACCTGCACTGGTACCGCTGTTCGATTCCGCTACGGACGGCGGGGGCAATACCGTCTACACGCTGGTCGGGTTTGCTGCATTCCAAGTCACGGGCTACAAGTTCGGTGGCCCTTCTGTGACCCATAACGATCCGGCTGCGCCTAGCTGCACCGGCAATTGCAGAGGACTTCAGGGCTACTTTGTCCGCTTCGTAACTCTCGAAGAGGCCGTCGTTACCACCGGCAGGGGCCCGAACTTTGGGGCAACCAAGGTGTTCCTATCGAAGTAA
- a CDS encoding bifunctional glycosyltransferase family 2/GtrA family protein has product MKHSHGGLALEIVVPVFNEESVLEKSIIELANYLKVEMPVSWQITIADNASTDRTPLIANRLAEVMPNVVYRRLDAKGRGRALRDAWSASTAEVLAYVDVDLSTDLAALPPLVAPLLSGHSDISIGTRLGQSSRVIRGPKREFISRSYNLLLKRTMQVRFSDAQCGFKAVRADVAKALLPHVQDNGWFFDTELLIIAERSGLRIHEIPVDWVDDPDSRVDIKQTAIDDIRGLVRVAGSLVRGSIPVQAIYAELGRRPIVPQSRPSFFGQVIRFGMVGGVSTVAFALLFLLFQGPLGAQQANFLALLLTAIGNTAANRRFTFGINGPEKLFTQQFQGLVVFSLAWSLTSSSLMALHVISPDASSTMELVTLTGANVLATLMRFVLLRIWVFRVRSLEDASQPISSSVKVAPAA; this is encoded by the coding sequence ATGAAACATAGCCACGGGGGCCTGGCGCTTGAAATTGTTGTACCGGTTTTCAATGAGGAATCAGTACTCGAAAAGAGCATCATCGAGCTTGCAAATTATCTGAAAGTGGAGATGCCGGTAAGTTGGCAGATTACCATTGCCGACAACGCCAGCACGGACCGCACTCCACTTATTGCCAATCGCTTGGCTGAGGTTATGCCCAATGTCGTCTATCGGCGTCTGGACGCGAAGGGGCGCGGACGTGCCCTTCGTGATGCATGGAGCGCGTCCACGGCCGAGGTCTTGGCATATGTGGACGTAGACCTCTCCACCGATCTGGCGGCCCTGCCGCCGCTGGTGGCGCCCCTGTTGTCCGGACATTCAGATATCTCCATAGGCACAAGACTCGGTCAAAGTTCCCGTGTCATCCGTGGCCCTAAGCGGGAATTCATTTCACGCTCCTATAACCTGCTGCTGAAACGCACCATGCAGGTGCGTTTCTCGGATGCCCAGTGCGGCTTCAAAGCCGTCCGCGCTGACGTTGCCAAGGCTCTCCTCCCCCACGTTCAGGACAATGGCTGGTTCTTTGACACCGAGCTGCTGATCATTGCTGAACGGTCAGGTTTGCGAATTCACGAAATCCCCGTTGATTGGGTCGATGATCCAGACAGCAGGGTGGATATTAAACAGACGGCGATCGACGACATTCGCGGACTTGTTCGTGTTGCAGGATCCTTGGTAAGGGGCTCGATTCCCGTTCAAGCCATCTACGCTGAGCTAGGGCGGCGCCCAATCGTTCCTCAGTCTCGACCAAGTTTCTTTGGCCAGGTAATTCGATTCGGCATGGTTGGAGGCGTGTCCACTGTTGCCTTCGCGCTGTTATTTCTGCTGTTTCAAGGTCCGCTTGGGGCTCAGCAGGCCAATTTCCTGGCCCTCCTCCTGACGGCGATAGGCAACACGGCGGCTAACCGACGATTTACTTTTGGTATCAACGGCCCGGAAAAGCTCTTCACACAGCAGTTTCAGGGACTTGTTGTATTTTCTTTGGCCTGGTCCTTAACGTCATCGTCGCTGATGGCGCTGCATGTCATTTCGCCGGACGCTTCATCTACGATGGAACTCGTGACCCTGACCGGAGCAAATGTCCTTGCCACTCTTATGCGCTTCGTTCTGCTGCGTATCTGGGTATTCCGAGTTCGCAGCCTGGAAGATGCTTCCCAGCCCATCTCTTCGAGCGTCAAAGTTGCACCGGCCGCTTGA
- the rplM gene encoding 50S ribosomal protein L13: MRTYTPKPGDINRQWHVIDATDVVLGRLASQTAILLRGKHKATYASHMDMGDFVIIINAEKVALTGAKLEQKRAYRHSGYPGGLTSVNYAELLESNPVRAVEKAIKGMLPKNSLAAQQLGKLKVYRGAEHPHAAQQPKTFEITQVAQ; this comes from the coding sequence GTGCGTACGTACACCCCGAAGCCCGGCGATATCAACCGCCAGTGGCACGTCATTGACGCCACAGACGTTGTCCTTGGTCGTCTTGCAAGCCAGACCGCAATCCTGCTGCGCGGCAAGCACAAGGCCACCTATGCATCCCACATGGACATGGGCGACTTCGTCATCATCATCAACGCTGAAAAGGTAGCCCTGACCGGCGCCAAGCTGGAGCAGAAGCGCGCATACCGCCACTCCGGCTACCCGGGCGGCCTGACCTCCGTCAACTACGCGGAACTGCTGGAATCCAACCCGGTCCGCGCCGTTGAGAAGGCCATCAAGGGCATGCTCCCCAAGAACTCCCTTGCTGCCCAGCAGCTCGGCAAGCTGAAGGTGTACCGCGGTGCTGAGCACCCGCACGCCGCCCAGCAGCCCAAGACTTTCGAAATCACCCAGGTCGCCCAGTAG
- a CDS encoding Flp family type IVb pilin: MVSMTAFIAGVKDRLAREEKGATMVEYGIMVAFIAVLVMAAVIILGPKIAGLFTSVSTAI, translated from the coding sequence ATGGTCTCTATGACTGCTTTCATCGCCGGCGTCAAGGATCGCCTGGCCCGTGAAGAAAAGGGCGCAACGATGGTTGAGTACGGCATTATGGTCGCCTTCATCGCCGTTCTGGTAATGGCCGCTGTCATCATTCTCGGCCCCAAGATCGCAGGCCTCTTCACGTCTGTATCAACCGCAATCTAG
- a CDS encoding Flp family type IVb pilin, with the protein MSAFITIIVTFLETVQKRVNSNEKGATMVEYGIMVAFIAVVVMAAVIVLGPKVAELFTQVSTAI; encoded by the coding sequence ATGAGCGCATTCATTACAATCATCGTCACGTTCCTCGAAACCGTCCAGAAGCGCGTCAACTCGAATGAGAAGGGCGCCACCATGGTTGAGTACGGCATCATGGTCGCTTTCATCGCTGTAGTCGTCATGGCGGCGGTAATCGTACTGGGGCCCAAGGTAGCAGAGCTCTTCACCCAAGTTTCCACCGCAATCTAG